One window of the Pedobacter ginsengisoli genome contains the following:
- a CDS encoding pyridoxal phosphate-dependent aminotransferase: MIKFTSDELKVVKKIEVLKNEAGSHSPSFFTFKQKLPEVDIKVDACFLSNPYATDLFIEYFNREILNTGNIRDLLESYPSQNGVIAEILADFLKVDSGNIFIGNGAIEIIQAVIHNFTKRKILITIPTFSSYYEYVKEGIEVVYYNLEKENNYNLNVEEYIAFVKLNRPDTIVLINPNNPNGGYTKAADVCRIIEELSFVDNIIIDESFIHFAYESESYQLVSLSHLVKEHPNVIVLKSMSKDFGIAGVRAGYGVMRKEYVDLLLKNGYLWNSNGFAEYFFRLYTRADFALRYDKVRVKYIVETLEFIRELRQLPTIKVYPSMANFVLIELQEGLKSTEFVAKLLITYGIYVRTCDDKIGLKGQFIRLASRSKEENDYVIQSIKACIEMNEVLKLVNETVV; this comes from the coding sequence ATGATAAAATTTACTAGTGACGAGCTTAAAGTTGTAAAGAAAATTGAAGTGTTAAAGAATGAGGCAGGATCCCATTCGCCTAGTTTCTTTACTTTTAAACAGAAACTTCCGGAGGTAGACATTAAAGTAGACGCTTGCTTTTTATCTAATCCTTATGCAACAGATCTATTCATTGAATATTTCAACAGGGAGATTTTAAATACTGGAAATATCAGAGATTTATTGGAGAGTTATCCGTCGCAAAACGGAGTAATTGCAGAGATTCTGGCAGATTTTCTGAAAGTTGATTCTGGAAATATCTTTATTGGAAATGGTGCAATTGAGATCATTCAGGCTGTTATCCATAATTTCACTAAAAGGAAGATTCTTATTACAATACCTACTTTCTCATCATACTATGAGTATGTTAAGGAAGGTATAGAAGTGGTATATTATAATCTGGAAAAAGAGAATAATTATAACCTGAATGTAGAGGAATACATTGCCTTTGTTAAGTTAAACAGACCGGATACTATAGTGTTGATTAATCCGAATAATCCGAATGGAGGATATACAAAGGCCGCTGATGTATGCAGGATTATAGAAGAACTTTCATTTGTAGATAACATTATAATTGATGAAAGTTTTATACACTTCGCATATGAGAGTGAGTCTTATCAATTGGTCTCACTATCGCACCTTGTTAAAGAGCATCCTAATGTAATTGTCCTGAAAAGCATGTCGAAGGATTTTGGTATTGCTGGGGTAAGGGCAGGATACGGTGTAATGAGAAAAGAATATGTAGACCTTTTATTAAAGAACGGGTATTTGTGGAATTCTAATGGTTTTGCCGAGTACTTTTTCAGATTGTACACAAGAGCAGATTTTGCACTTAGATATGATAAAGTTAGGGTTAAATATATTGTTGAGACTCTTGAATTTATACGGGAGTTAAGGCAGCTTCCTACTATTAAGGTTTATCCTAGTATGGCCAATTTTGTATTGATTGAATTACAGGAAGGCTTAAAATCGACTGAATTTGTAGCTAAACTTCTTATTACTTACGGGATTTACGTAAGAACATGTGACGATAAAATTGGCCTGAAAGGGCAGTTTATAAGATTAGCTTCCCGGTCGAAAGAAGAGAATGATTATGTGATTCAAAGCATAAAAGCATGCATTGAGATGAATGAAGTTTTAAAACTTGTAAATGAAACGGTTGTTTAA
- a CDS encoding O-antigen ligase family protein, with amino-acid sequence MKFIAVVFVVLYLYSLSYGIFMTDFFRIPTPLIFCLPLVFLFREKDGIGFLYKQELILLVGAMFLYNVIGFSEYMVFIANAICVGMCAIYFNYFVGLDAKRFAISIYVFIAFLTFSAIVMVFNPFYFTEINNLRSMLMGEPVVQSPSGIATYQFNFGYQLAALVPFLVIYTFAFKKAFLIKILSLLACLLFIYLGMQRSVLVGFVFSVFLFLILYYNYKAIFIVVFAACAAFVFYTYILKDNTDTYNNILTKNEHNMEEYNRSTLAAENLRIYSEYPYGLIFYGKDWSDVTYRNEVFSSGLTSHNAYLMFLTYVGPFLGLGILGGLYYKVGRIIINAFRNVKKTEYALMICLCCSFIAVSINSLSHNSWLVSANGPTFFLYFAILHLNFMLNREAEVEVHTGLN; translated from the coding sequence ATGAAATTTATTGCAGTTGTATTTGTAGTCTTGTATTTATACAGCCTGTCGTACGGAATATTTATGACAGACTTTTTTAGGATACCTACCCCCCTTATTTTCTGTTTGCCACTTGTTTTTTTGTTTAGAGAAAAAGATGGGATTGGGTTTTTATATAAACAGGAGCTTATTCTTCTTGTTGGTGCTATGTTCCTGTATAATGTAATTGGGTTTTCGGAGTATATGGTTTTTATTGCCAATGCCATATGTGTTGGAATGTGCGCCATTTACTTTAATTACTTTGTTGGCCTGGATGCGAAACGTTTTGCAATTTCCATTTATGTTTTTATCGCTTTTCTGACCTTCTCGGCAATTGTAATGGTTTTTAATCCATTCTATTTTACAGAAATAAATAACCTGAGATCGATGCTGATGGGTGAGCCAGTAGTGCAGAGTCCATCAGGAATTGCGACATATCAGTTTAATTTTGGCTATCAGCTGGCGGCACTGGTTCCTTTTCTGGTAATTTACACCTTTGCGTTTAAAAAGGCTTTTTTAATTAAGATTCTAAGCCTTTTAGCCTGCCTGCTTTTTATTTATCTGGGTATGCAACGTTCCGTATTGGTAGGATTTGTATTTTCAGTTTTCTTGTTTTTAATACTTTATTATAACTATAAAGCAATTTTTATAGTTGTGTTTGCCGCCTGTGCTGCTTTTGTGTTTTACACTTATATTTTAAAAGACAATACAGATACTTATAATAATATTCTTACCAAGAATGAGCACAACATGGAAGAGTATAACCGATCGACCCTTGCTGCTGAAAACCTGAGGATCTATTCGGAATATCCTTACGGGCTTATATTTTATGGAAAGGATTGGTCGGATGTTACTTACCGTAATGAGGTGTTCTCATCAGGACTTACCTCGCATAATGCTTATTTAATGTTCCTTACTTACGTGGGGCCTTTCTTAGGGCTGGGAATATTGGGTGGATTGTACTATAAAGTTGGAAGGATTATTATTAATGCATTTCGAAATGTCAAGAAAACCGAATATGCGTTGATGATTTGTCTCTGTTGTTCATTTATTGCTGTTTCTATCAATTCTCTATCCCACAATTCGTGGCTTGTTAGTGCAAATGGGCCTACATTTTTCCTCTATTTCGCAATTCTGCACTTAAATTTTATGCTTAACAGAGAGGCTGAAGTGGAAGTACACACAGGATTAAACTAG
- a CDS encoding glycosyltransferase family 4 protein codes for MKVNKRVILMTPSMSKGGAETQLLKIASFLQSKHHKVLIISLKPIDEFNGDIRKLGLEALFLRDWLRYPISNIQSLYKTVKRFRPDVIIAFMFVAIIFARLLKLKLNFKLISTIRISVMPKKWYMPFKLTDGLDDVIVYNSFASMTNFEKQKLVSKRGIVIPNGIAIPEHTKTGNDLVNDSFKWICIGHFRWNKDYLTLFKAIALLKHRNFTVDIVGDLNGELWPKKTIEELNIQDYVNIMGFRKETHTYLGQSDAFVLSSFSEGMPNAILEAMAYARPTVVTDIDGNHELIEKAQCGLLCEKQNEQDMANNMLKIMDMSVADREALGTKGRQHIKDGFSEEKVMGEWMQLIDRLAI; via the coding sequence ATGAAAGTAAATAAGCGGGTGATTTTAATGACTCCGTCTATGAGCAAAGGCGGAGCCGAGACCCAATTGCTGAAAATTGCATCATTTCTGCAATCAAAACATCATAAGGTGTTGATCATTTCTTTAAAACCAATTGATGAATTTAATGGCGATATCAGAAAGTTGGGGTTGGAAGCACTTTTCTTAAGGGATTGGTTGCGTTATCCGATTTCAAATATTCAGTCACTTTATAAAACTGTTAAGAGATTTAGACCAGATGTAATTATTGCTTTTATGTTTGTTGCAATAATATTTGCGCGTTTACTAAAACTTAAACTGAATTTTAAGTTAATCTCTACCATCAGAATATCAGTAATGCCAAAAAAGTGGTACATGCCATTTAAACTTACTGATGGATTAGATGATGTGATAGTTTATAACTCTTTTGCCTCGATGACGAATTTTGAAAAGCAAAAGTTGGTTAGCAAAAGGGGGATTGTGATTCCTAATGGAATTGCTATACCTGAACATACTAAAACGGGTAATGACCTAGTAAATGATAGTTTTAAATGGATATGTATAGGCCATTTTAGATGGAATAAAGACTATCTGACTTTATTTAAAGCAATAGCCTTATTGAAACACAGAAATTTTACAGTTGATATTGTTGGCGACTTAAATGGAGAGTTGTGGCCGAAGAAAACTATTGAAGAATTAAATATTCAGGACTATGTAAATATTATGGGTTTTAGGAAAGAAACACATACTTATTTAGGTCAGTCGGATGCCTTTGTACTTTCTTCATTTTCGGAGGGTATGCCCAATGCGATTCTTGAAGCTATGGCATATGCAAGACCCACGGTTGTTACAGATATAGATGGAAATCATGAGCTGATTGAGAAAGCTCAGTGTGGACTGTTGTGCGAGAAACAGAATGAGCAAGATATGGCTAATAATATGTTAAAGATAATGGATATGTCTGTTGCTGATAGGGAGGCTCTTGGGACTAAAGGACGGCAACACATTAAGGACGGATTTAGTGAGGAGAAGGTGATGGGGGAATGGATGCAGTTAATTGACAGGTTAGCTATTTAG
- a CDS encoding glycosyltransferase, whose translation MKTLKVLDWPSKRFYGETHHFYRWKKKLLEHDLKVEFYYDHRDKRLKGSDYLLLHSRYFADGWQNIHTRTSKNEDELIMYLLEMKNATGKLIWFDAADSSGSSDFPIISFVDVFMKKQRLKNLDYYMDSSAANDLRIWLNEVPDDQKTRFVPCPQDQLHKIKLGWNIGFNDYRYFGYKMSRLSNYLSYKVYPTHLSTYDKVRSYDLAFRGTIHKDGGSRNMISYQRNHVLNLFGHLNLHIASGGNVSKARYWKELRDSKLSISPFGWGEICYRDFETFISGSVLIKPRMDHLETYPNLFIENDTYVPVNWNLEELEERLEYMATHYDEYRHIARNGQEKYFNAINDAEGFIQAFKQNIE comes from the coding sequence ATGAAAACATTAAAAGTTCTAGACTGGCCATCCAAGAGATTTTATGGCGAAACGCATCATTTTTATCGCTGGAAAAAGAAGCTTCTTGAGCACGACTTGAAAGTTGAGTTTTATTACGACCATAGAGATAAAAGATTAAAGGGATCAGATTATTTGCTGTTGCACTCGCGGTATTTTGCAGATGGGTGGCAAAACATACATACCAGAACTTCAAAAAATGAGGATGAACTGATTATGTATTTATTGGAGATGAAAAACGCGACAGGTAAACTGATCTGGTTTGACGCAGCAGATTCATCGGGATCCAGTGATTTTCCAATTATCTCTTTTGTTGATGTTTTTATGAAGAAACAGCGACTTAAAAATCTTGATTATTATATGGATTCGAGTGCAGCAAATGACCTGCGGATCTGGTTAAATGAGGTTCCCGATGATCAGAAAACAAGATTTGTTCCCTGTCCTCAGGATCAACTTCATAAAATTAAACTTGGATGGAACATAGGGTTTAATGATTACAGATATTTTGGGTATAAAATGAGTCGGTTAAGTAATTATTTAAGCTACAAGGTTTATCCGACTCATTTATCAACATATGACAAAGTCAGGAGTTATGATTTAGCTTTTCGTGGAACTATCCATAAAGACGGAGGGAGCAGAAATATGATCTCTTACCAAAGGAATCATGTTTTAAATCTTTTTGGGCACTTGAATTTGCATATAGCTAGTGGTGGAAATGTGAGTAAGGCCAGGTACTGGAAAGAACTTAGAGACTCAAAACTTAGCATTAGCCCATTTGGATGGGGAGAAATTTGTTATCGTGATTTTGAGACATTTATTTCCGGATCAGTACTGATCAAACCTAGAATGGATCATCTTGAAACATACCCAAATCTGTTTATTGAAAACGACACCTACGTTCCTGTAAATTGGAATTTAGAAGAACTTGAAGAGCGCCTGGAATATATGGCAACTCATTATGATGAGTACAGGCACATTGCCAGAAATGGACAGGAGAAATATTTTAATGCAATTAATGATGCTGAGGGCTTTATCCAAGCTTTTAAACAAAACATAGAATAA
- a CDS encoding RimK family alpha-L-glutamate ligase: MKPVIKVLKRVSRILRIIVAIKWLKLWSLYDSNSEIIVWVPFKSIKYFGSDAFIWDMATIAGLIEENKRIKIVSSLAIGKYHNKKIFFSISNRYNIYKFDNYTHILSHITMQLEQQGNSVFPKHCETMLWENKTYMHQVFYVEGVNEPKTRIFESIDDLLKANIHFPFLIKAEHSSSSEGLYKISSYEDLADLVSNKKFVAENRHIIAQELINMRKDLRVILVKGEILLHYWRINLNEEWKPTSTSYGSKVDFDYFPEQWRTHIIETFKSLKITTGAFDVTWENDDLSTKPIYLEVSPFYQPNPKMELKKKAYAFYKQHFSLFNSWDVKYVNVVFDIKHKQVKAYLEDALAN, translated from the coding sequence ATGAAACCAGTAATAAAGGTGCTAAAAAGGGTATCACGTATTTTAAGAATTATAGTAGCAATTAAATGGCTAAAGCTATGGAGCCTATACGATTCAAATAGCGAAATCATAGTGTGGGTTCCCTTTAAGTCTATCAAATATTTTGGTTCTGATGCATTTATTTGGGATATGGCAACAATTGCTGGTTTAATTGAAGAAAATAAAAGAATAAAGATTGTGTCAAGTCTGGCCATTGGGAAGTACCATAACAAGAAGATATTTTTTTCGATAAGTAACAGATACAATATATACAAGTTTGATAATTACACGCATATCTTATCGCATATTACTATGCAGCTTGAACAGCAGGGTAATTCGGTGTTCCCGAAACATTGTGAAACAATGCTATGGGAAAATAAAACCTACATGCATCAGGTATTTTATGTGGAGGGTGTGAATGAGCCCAAAACAAGAATTTTTGAGTCGATTGACGATTTACTGAAAGCTAATATTCACTTTCCATTTTTGATTAAAGCAGAGCATTCTTCATCTTCAGAAGGGTTATATAAAATATCATCATATGAAGATCTTGCTGATCTTGTATCAAACAAAAAGTTTGTTGCTGAGAACAGGCATATTATAGCGCAGGAGTTAATCAATATGAGGAAGGACCTTAGGGTTATTCTGGTGAAAGGAGAGATCTTACTTCATTATTGGAGAATAAATTTAAATGAGGAGTGGAAGCCAACCTCTACAAGTTACGGAAGTAAGGTAGATTTCGATTACTTTCCGGAACAGTGGAGAACGCATATTATAGAAACCTTTAAATCGCTAAAAATAACGACGGGAGCCTTTGATGTAACATGGGAAAACGATGATTTAAGTACCAAGCCTATTTATTTGGAAGTAAGTCCGTTTTACCAGCCTAATCCAAAAATGGAATTGAAAAAGAAGGCTTATGCCTTTTATAAACAACATTTCAGTTTATTTAATTCATGGGATGTAAAGTACGTGAATGTTGTTTTTGATATTAAACATAAACAGGTAAAGGCATACCTGGAAGACGCTTTAGCGAATTAA
- a CDS encoding glycosyltransferase — protein MMMKVKIMHLIGDLSKGGAERFVVDLCNELAKDDRYEVFLVSICSNSVEETFVKDIDKNVRYVSFNKGRGFSLNTFWALTKWLRAEEPNVLHSHLNGFEYLGLYLLINKRTLFFHTIHNVAVAECPNFLIKTFRRLWYRINKVKPVTISFDGRKTYRDYYQLDNDILIENGRQDLVATNEIASLSEKYKEGEDSFVLIHVGRIASEKNQDLLIRAVKQFNLTEEKKCKLIIIGEVKEKRLYQHLLEVVNNDPYIEFIGGRHNVVDYLSIADAFCLSSIFEGMPISLIEALSVGCIPICTPVGGISQMIKHGKTGFLSRDVSVDSYCDVLKEALYHPDKKMIKLNGRLFFKLNYHIQASANAHLKTYSSVILSDKSNMMNGYQMITKI, from the coding sequence ATGATGATGAAAGTAAAGATAATGCACCTTATAGGTGATTTAAGCAAAGGCGGTGCCGAACGATTTGTAGTCGATTTGTGTAATGAACTTGCAAAAGATGACCGGTATGAAGTGTTTTTGGTTTCAATTTGTTCAAATAGTGTAGAGGAGACCTTTGTAAAAGACATTGATAAAAATGTAAGGTACGTTTCGTTCAATAAAGGCCGGGGTTTTAGTTTAAATACTTTTTGGGCTTTAACAAAATGGCTAAGAGCGGAAGAACCAAATGTGTTGCACTCTCATTTAAATGGATTTGAGTATCTGGGACTATACCTTCTTATCAATAAACGCACGCTTTTCTTTCATACCATTCATAATGTTGCTGTAGCAGAATGTCCCAATTTCTTAATAAAAACATTTAGAAGACTATGGTATAGGATCAATAAGGTAAAACCTGTTACGATCTCTTTTGATGGCAGAAAAACTTACCGGGATTATTATCAGCTCGATAATGACATCTTAATTGAGAATGGTAGACAGGATTTGGTTGCCACAAATGAGATTGCCTCACTAAGTGAGAAGTATAAAGAAGGAGAAGACTCATTTGTTTTGATACATGTTGGTCGGATTGCTTCGGAAAAAAATCAGGATTTATTAATTCGTGCGGTAAAGCAATTTAACCTTACTGAAGAGAAAAAATGTAAACTGATAATTATAGGAGAGGTTAAAGAAAAACGTTTATATCAGCATTTATTGGAAGTTGTTAATAATGATCCATATATAGAGTTTATTGGGGGCAGGCACAATGTTGTAGACTATTTGAGCATAGCCGATGCTTTTTGCCTTTCAAGCATTTTTGAAGGAATGCCAATTTCTTTAATAGAAGCCCTATCTGTAGGCTGCATTCCAATTTGTACCCCGGTTGGCGGCATAAGCCAGATGATTAAACATGGAAAAACAGGATTCTTAAGCAGGGATGTAAGTGTGGATAGCTATTGTGATGTACTAAAAGAAGCGTTGTATCATCCTGATAAAAAGATGATTAAGTTAAATGGAAGACTGTTCTTTAAATTAAATTATCACATACAGGCGTCAGCAAATGCGCATTTAAAAACCTATTCAAGTGTGATACTATCTGATAAAAGCAACATGATGAATGGATATCAAATGATTACTAAGATTTAA